In Acidobacteriota bacterium, the DNA window CGGGTCAGGTGACTCGGCAAACAGAAGGTCACCCATCTTGCGAGTCCCGACTCCCTCCAGATGACCATCAAGAAGCCGGATATACACCGGATATAGGTGCCGCTGCTGATGCGGCCTTGACTTCGAAGCTGCGGGGTGGATGCGACCGCTGGCAGCGTACTCCCCCTGCTGCTGCAATAGGTACTTCTCGGCGATCTGAACTTGCGGACTTATTGGCTTTTCTAGGTCAAATTCGAGCACAGTGACCAGCTCGTTGCCATCGGACGCATAGCCATAGACAAGGCCTAGATGATTGACGGCTTGCGCAAAGTGTACGTCTGCTTCCGTGGCGTTGAGGGAGGGGTCTACGGGATAC includes these proteins:
- a CDS encoding DUF6499 domain-containing protein; translation: MADWRNPEDYTYTQGLTLHQWAWEFLRRNSDYRDDWRAFEALEDPIMHTAEQSSVYRSASRKWGLAYPVDPSLNATEADVHFAQAVNHLGLVYGYASDGNELVTVLEFDLEKPISPQVQIAEKYLLQQQGEYAASGRIHPAASKSRPHQQRHLYPVYIRLLDGHLEGVGTRKMGDLLFAESPDPRQRARDGLRSAKKLATSSYRDLLLFLDE